One Candidatus Campbellbacteria bacterium genomic region harbors:
- a CDS encoding insulinase family protein, with the protein MKYHKKVLPNGMRTIVAPMKDNPTVTVMVLVEAGSRYEDKRMNGISHFLEHMCFKGTPKRPHSGDISHELDSMGAESNAFTGDEVTGYWAKARAHQFDHILEIVSDLYLNPLLPEHDIATERGVIIEELNMYEDLPQRIVHDVLEECLYKGQSAGRPIIGSKENLIRFTRPDFIKYRTTHYVAPKTTLVVAGNVSVADAEKKIAKYFSHLPKAKYVQRAKTKENQKTPQILIKPKKTDQTHFLLGFRSFDLFDKRNPAVEVLTTILGRGMSSRLFRKLRDEMGVCYYVRAGSQTSTDTGVFKIASGVDTKRFEEVLSEILAQVRRLKNELVEPTELAKAKEMILGHTQMGLESSDDVANWFGEQEILHKKIQTPEEALKEISEVTAKDVQKVAREIFKNATLNLAAVGPVKKTPKLNRILNV; encoded by the coding sequence ATGAAGTATCACAAAAAAGTTCTTCCCAATGGTATGCGTACCATTGTCGCTCCAATGAAAGATAATCCAACGGTTACCGTTATGGTGCTTGTTGAGGCTGGCTCACGATATGAAGATAAGCGCATGAATGGTATTTCACACTTTCTTGAGCACATGTGTTTTAAAGGGACACCTAAGCGACCTCATTCAGGAGATATTTCGCACGAGCTGGATTCTATGGGTGCAGAAAGTAACGCATTTACGGGAGATGAAGTAACTGGCTACTGGGCAAAGGCACGCGCACATCAATTTGATCACATTCTTGAGATTGTGTCTGATTTGTATTTGAACCCACTTCTTCCAGAACATGACATTGCCACAGAACGAGGCGTCATCATTGAAGAACTTAATATGTATGAAGATCTTCCACAACGTATTGTGCACGACGTACTTGAAGAGTGTTTGTATAAAGGTCAGAGTGCAGGACGTCCTATTATCGGCTCAAAAGAAAATCTCATTCGCTTTACACGTCCTGATTTTATCAAGTACCGTACGACACACTATGTAGCTCCAAAGACAACGCTTGTTGTTGCGGGAAATGTATCAGTTGCTGATGCAGAGAAAAAAATCGCAAAGTACTTCTCGCATCTTCCAAAGGCGAAGTACGTTCAACGCGCCAAGACAAAAGAAAATCAGAAAACCCCTCAAATATTGATAAAACCTAAAAAAACAGACCAAACTCACTTTCTTCTTGGTTTCCGTTCATTTGATTTGTTTGACAAACGAAATCCTGCCGTTGAGGTACTTACAACGATTCTTGGTCGGGGTATGAGTTCGCGTCTTTTTAGAAAACTTCGCGATGAAATGGGTGTGTGTTATTACGTTCGTGCGGGAAGTCAAACATCAACAGATACAGGGGTATTTAAAATTGCATCTGGTGTTGATACAAAACGTTTTGAGGAAGTGTTGAGTGAAATCCTTGCTCAGGTTCGCCGACTCAAAAATGAGCTCGTTGAACCTACTGAGTTGGCAAAAGCAAAAGAAATGATTTTGGGTCATACACAAATGGGACTTGAATCATCTGATGATGTTGCTAATTGGTTTGGTGAACAAGAAATTCTCCATAAAAAGATTCAAACACCAGAAGAAGCGCTCAAAGAAATCTCCGAGGTCACGGCAAAAGATGTACAAAAAGTCGCACGAGAGATTTTCAAAAATGCCACACTTAATCTTGCGGCAGTTGGTCCTGTCAAAAAAACACCGAAATTAAATCGTATTCTCAATGTCTAA
- a CDS encoding uracil-DNA glycosylase, giving the protein MSGSEISKIERMREVCDALLHFTQSPLYEYRTHNNYFPVIGEGSHDAHIMFIGEAPGKNEAKTGKPFCGAAGKILDELLAHIGLDRSTVYVTNIVKDRPPENRDPTPQEIELYGPFLDRQIEILQPKVIATLGRFSMAYVMGRLGLQNQIEPISKAHGKRYTASVPYGPVDIVPLYHPASALYSRALLPTHKTDIEILKTYL; this is encoded by the coding sequence ATGTCTGGTTCTGAAATTTCAAAAATAGAACGTATGAGGGAGGTTTGTGACGCTTTGCTGCATTTTACACAGTCACCTTTGTATGAATATCGAACACACAACAATTATTTTCCTGTGATAGGAGAGGGAAGTCATGACGCACATATTATGTTTATTGGAGAGGCTCCTGGAAAAAACGAAGCGAAAACAGGTAAACCTTTTTGTGGAGCTGCAGGAAAAATTCTTGATGAACTCCTTGCACATATTGGACTCGATCGCTCGACGGTGTACGTTACCAATATTGTAAAAGATCGTCCGCCAGAAAATCGAGATCCAACACCGCAAGAAATAGAACTCTACGGTCCGTTTCTCGATAGACAAATTGAAATACTTCAACCAAAAGTTATTGCTACACTAGGACGCTTTTCCATGGCGTATGTAATGGGGCGTCTTGGTCTCCAAAATCAAATTGAGCCAATTAGCAAAGCGCATGGAAAAAGGTATACTGCGTCAGTGCCGTATGGGCCTGTGGACATTGTTCCTTTATATCACCCCGCATCGGCGCTTTATTCTCGAGCATTACTTCCAACCCATAAGACGGATATAGAAATTCTAAAAACATATTTATGA
- the nth gene encoding endonuclease III: MKHVPRMTLQEKKKRARVINARLKKLFPNASMALWYSTHWELLVAVILSAQCTDKKVNEVTEKLFKKYKTLDDYVHADPKEFAQDIHQTGFFNAKTKNILGAAQKITNDFGGKIPRTMEEMLTIPGVARKTANVVLGNAYGIVEGIAVDTHVKRFAQKFGLTTHADPKKIEQDLMILFPKKEWFVLTYRLIEYGRQICPGRVHDCTQHPISKVYPDVAKRWPKARK, translated from the coding sequence ATGAAGCATGTACCACGTATGACGCTTCAGGAAAAAAAGAAACGTGCTCGAGTAATTAATGCTCGACTCAAGAAACTATTTCCTAACGCGTCTATGGCGCTTTGGTACAGTACTCATTGGGAACTGTTGGTTGCCGTTATTCTTTCTGCGCAATGTACAGATAAAAAGGTAAACGAGGTCACAGAAAAACTTTTTAAGAAATATAAAACGCTGGATGACTATGTGCATGCAGACCCAAAAGAATTTGCACAGGATATCCATCAGACAGGATTTTTTAATGCTAAAACAAAAAATATTCTTGGTGCCGCACAAAAAATAACGAATGATTTTGGTGGAAAAATACCACGCACCATGGAAGAAATGCTCACCATTCCGGGTGTTGCACGTAAAACAGCAAATGTGGTTCTCGGGAATGCTTATGGAATTGTTGAAGGAATTGCAGTGGACACACACGTCAAACGTTTTGCTCAAAAGTTTGGTCTCACAACACACGCTGATCCAAAAAAGATTGAACAAGATTTAATGATACTTTTTCCTAAGAAAGAGTGGTTTGTTCTTACGTATCGTCTTATTGAATATGGTCGCCAAATCTGTCCTGGACGAGTACACGATTGCACGCAACATCCTATTTCAAAAGTATATCCCGATGTTGCAAAACGTTGGCCAAAAGCTCGCAAGTGA